The Dokdonia donghaensis DSW-1 DNA window TCACTACGTCTAGCTGTTCCCTTTATGGGCTGGGTAACAATCTTCTCTCCTATTTTTTTAATATACCGCTCTGGAGTTGCCGACAGCAAGTACTGATCTTCCATCCTCAAGTAGGTAGCAAATGGTGGGGTACTTATTGCATTGAGGCGCTCATATATTTCTAGCGGTGCAATGCTACCTGTCGCATAAAACTCTTGACACATATTTGCCTCATAAATATCACCTCTGTGTATGTGAGCAAGCATCTCACGTACCTTTTCTTTATAAGCTTCTTTGTGAATTTTGAGTTTTATAGATAATGGGTCTGCAGGGATATATGGTTGATAGTTTACACCATTGATTATCTCCTTATAATCCTCATCTATCTCATCATCTACCATACCTAGATAGTGCATCTCGAGGGTTTCACCCTTGAGTAAAAAAACCTTTTTAGGCTGAAAGAAATATAGGTCTGCAAAGTCGAGACTGTCATCATTTTTTGATGTAAGTCGCTCAGTATCATTCTTAAGATCATAACTGAGGTATCCAAAAATCCAATCTTTTGTTGTGCTTTGATACTCCTCCAGTTGATCAAAAGCTCCTTGATAATCAGTCTTTAGACTTGTAAAAGCGTCTACTGCTAGTATGGCTTCGTACTCGGGATAATTTTGTCGTTCATAACTGTTACTATCAAGCCAGACAATATCTTCATACTGCTGTGCCCAAGAAAGCAGTTGTTTCTTAAAGGCGTTAAGGTCTGTTATGGTTACGGTTTTTGTAGTACGATTCACAGGTGTAAAAATACGCAAGATTGAGACGGATATAAATTGATGTTAAAAACATTTTTATTTGAAAAAAAGTTATTAACCTAGTGGTCTGGTAGACTAATAAATATTCAAACACATAACACACTGATACTATGGTATCCAAAGCATTACAAGCCACCTATAGAGAGCGACTTTTTAGACACTTAGACGGTATCGTTACCGCTCCATCTGCGTTTTCGCTTTACAAAAAGGGCGTGACTACATATATATTAGATAAAAAAGAGGTCACAATTGGTGATTTGACATCAACCTTTGATGCAAATGAGGGGTACCTAAACGTGGCATTGCGACTACTAGCCTCACAAGGATGGCTCGTGCAGCACATAGATAACAGCACAAATACGGTTACTTATAGTATAAATGAGCATACAGCAACAGCTTTTGCACTATTCCCGCTTTATGAAGAGGTAACAGCACTACAAAAGCTCTCTGAAAATTACCATTTTAGAAAATTTGAGGTAGCTCCTTTTAAAATGTTACAAGATATTTTTTCAAAATACCGCAATCATTATGGTATTACGCTATCTCAAGACCCAGCAGAAAAAAGCATACAAGAGCAAGTACTTGCACATATAGAAGGAAGTATACTAGGGCCTACTCTTGTACATCTGTCTATGAATGGGGCTTTTCATAAATACTTTATGCAGGCAAGCTTTAGGCCAGAAGAGTTTCACGCAGATGGAGAGAACTTTAAAAAACTATTAGACATACTCACATATTTTGAGCTATTTACTCGCAAAGAACACACGTATCAATTTACAGACAAAGGTCTGTTCTTTGCAAAGAGAGCCAGTGCATACGGCGTGACTGTTTCTTACATACCTACATTACGTAAGCTTGACGACCTGCTTTTTGGTAATGCGCTTGCGGCAAAATCACAAGGTGACGGTAGCCAAGAAGGACACGTAGACAGAGCTATGAATGTATGGGGAAGCGGTGGTGCGCACGCTACCTACTTTAAAGTGGTAGATACTATTATACTTGATATTTTTAACAAACCTATAGACGAGCAACCTAAAGGGATATTAGATATGGGCTGCGGTAACGGTGCTTTTTTAATACACCTTTATAATCTTATTGAGCGTCACACCCTGCGTGGCAAGCATCTAGATGAACACCCACTTATACTAGTAGGAGCAGATTATAACCAAACAGCAATAGATATTACTAAGCAAAATCTCATCCAAGCCGAAATATGGGCAAAAGTGATGTGGGGAGATATAGGTGACCCAGACAGACTTGCTGCCGACTTAAAAAAAGAGTACGACATTGCGCTCGGTGATCTGCTTAATGTGCGCTCTTTCTTAGATCATAATCGTGTCTGGAAAGCTCCCTCAACATCGCTCAAGGAAGCGGCTAGCACATCTACAGGCGCCTTTGCCTATGAGGGTGCTCGCATAGCAAATAATGATGCTGAGGCCTCACTAGCAGAGCATTTTGGAAAATGGTCTCCATATACGGGTAAACACGGATTATTGCTCATAGAGTTACATAGTGTACCTCCAGCAATCGCTGCAAATTATATAGGTAAAACAGCTGTTACTGCCTATGACGCTACCCACGGCTACTCAGACCAATTTATAGTAGAAGTACCCGTTTTCCATAAAGTGTTAGATAGTATAGGTATGAAGAGAGATGAAAAACTAAGTAAAAAATTCCCAAATAATGATGCGGCAACGGTAACTGTAAATCTCTTTAGACACTAGATTGAGTTATCTTTGCTATTATGGAAGAGAAGCAGCAACAACCTAATAACCCGTTACACGGGGTAAAACTTGTAGACATCTTAGAGTTTCTGGTAGAGAATTATGGCTGGAAAGAAATGAGTCTACAGGTAGATATAAATTGTTTCAAAAAAGATCCTTCTATAAAATCTAGTCTCAAATTTTTGAGACGTACTCCTTGGGCTAGAGAAAAAGTAGAGCAATTATACCTGCAGTCTATATAAAAAACGCGTTATCAATAACTGAATAACGCGTTTACAAACAAACTAAAAAACAGTTATTCTATAAGGCGCTCTCTACCCCTGCGTACTTCTCAATGAGACGTACTATGAGGTCATTGAGTTTTTCTACTTTTACATCTTCTGTAGTAGGTTCCATATGGTCATTACCTATACCGCTATCATCTGTAAGGAAAACATAAGTTCCATTTGTAGCAATGCTAAAAGATCGCATCAGGAATTCTACTTCTTTATTTGCTCCACTAGCTACAACAGGTATTATTTTTATGCCCATCTCTCGGGCTTTTTTAATCTGTGATTTTATGAGCTCCACATTTTGCGCCGTGTAGTGTGGGGGTGCGTCTAGCATCAAGAATAGTAGCTTTGCTTTAGCATCCTTATTCCAAGATTGAGAGAGGGATACTTTTAAAGCTTCCTCTACTGCCTCCTCATAATCTCCACCCCCATTTGCATCTTGCTGTGATAAAAAGTCTTTTACCTCATTTACATCTTCTTTAAAATCTATCGATCTAGTTACATAGCTATCACCGTGATCTCTATACACTGTGAGCGCTACTCGTTTTTGTGCGATTTGTGCATCTATTCTATTCATAATATTTTTAAGCTCAGATTTGAGATAAGCTATCTCATCACCCATAGAGCCTGTAGCATCTACAGCAAATAGAACGTCTACCGTATTAGTCGCAGCAACACTTGACGCTATGGTAATCTCTACCACGTGTTGCCCACCGCTTATAGATTTTCCCACTACATTACCCTCACTATACACTTGTACTAAGAAGCGATCACTCAGGTTGTGTGCTCCTTTATAAAGTACTAGTGATCCATTAATGTCTGTACGTCCTTTCATAAGCTGCTTTTTATTTTTATAGAGAGCAACCATTGTATTTGCTACAGGAGTTTGATCTTTATTCTTGAGGGTAATGTCTATTTTATTTTTATGGATAAATCCCCAGCGGCCGGCAACTTTTTGTGCCTCCCCACTTGAGAAAATCTCATAATACTCAGACCACTTTTCTAAGTCATTAATCTCACCTGCCGTAAGTTGTCCATAAGCTGGATCATTATATCTAGAAGGATGACTAGAACCTTCTGTCACTGCAACGCCAGAAACTTTACCTCTTATAACGATACTAGCATCTGAGGTAGCATACCCTACAGCACGTTTCTCTCTCTTTACTCCAGAAGCTGTAACAATTACTTCTTCTAGCTCAGGACTGCCTAGCATCGCGACATTAATTACGGTAGCATCTCCTACAATGATTTCTTGAGTATCAAAACCTACAAATGAAAATACGAGCGTATCCAGCTTTGCCGCCTTGATTTCATAATTACCGTCAAAATCTGAGACTGATTTACTGTCCTTCCCTTTTACTAAGATATTTGCACCCGGAAGTGGGTTACCCTCTGCAGTTATTGTTCCTGTGATGTTTACTTCTTGAGCATAAGAAATAAGACTAAGAAATATTAAGATAGATGTGATGACGGCTCTCATAATGTTTAGTTTTTAAGTATGAGGTAAAACTACCTTAGGCATACTTTAAACTAAACCCATAATGAGTGAACGCATCTTTTGAGCTAGGCAAGTGCCCTAAGGCTCATCATAATCATCAAGATTATATCGCCTTTACAATTGCTTTGCCTCTTCCCAGAAGATATCCATCTCTTTAAGGGTCATATCTGAGAGGTCCTTATTAAGTTCTTTGGCCTTACCTTCTAGGTACATAAAGCGTTTTATAAACTTCTTATTAGTACGCTCAAGAGCGCTTTCTGAGTCTACTTTTAAGAAACGAGCATAGTTTATCATAGAGAACAGTACATCGCCAAACTCGGCTTCTATCTTCTCTTGATTATTTTCTTTTACTTCGTGTTGTAGTTCTTCTAGCTCTTCTTGTACTTTTTCAAAAACCTGCTGTGGCTCTTCCCAGTCAAAACCTACACCCGCTACTTTATCTTGTATGCGGCTTGCTTTGACAAGTGCCGGTAGGCTTCTAGGCACACCTTCTAGCACAGATTTTTTACCTTCTTTGAGTTTGAGTTTCTCCCAGTTAGTCGCTACTTCATCTGCATTTGCTACATCTACATCACCATATATATGTGGGTGACGAGAGATAAGTTTTTCTGAGATACTGTTTGCCACATCTGCTATATCAAACTCTTGGGTCTCGCTTCCTATTTTTGCATAAAAGACAATGTGTAATAAGAGGTCTCCCAGTTCCTTTTTTACTTCTTCTAGGTCATTATCTAGTATGGCATCGCCTAGCTCATAAGTCTCCTCTATGGTGAGATGGCGCAGGCTCTCCATCGTTTGTTTTTTATCCCAAGGGCATCCTACTCTAAGCTCATCCATAATGGTGAGTAATCTATCTATGGCTTTGAGCTGTGCTTCTCTTGAGTACTTCATAATGGTTCTTTTTATAGTAGATATAATGAGGGTTTATGTTACGCTTTCGCGAAAGCGTACTAAAGTTTAAAACTAAAAAAGCCTTCACATATAGATTGTAAAGGCTCTTTAATATTATAAAAAGTTATGCACTATTCTTCTTCGTCTGAAGCTACTGGAGCTTCAAAGTTGAGCATCTCCTTTTGTTGTAAGATGTTGTACCACTGCACTACCTTCTTGATATCGCTGGCATACACGCGGTCTTCATCATAATCTGGCACTACGTTAAAGAAAAACTCTTCGAGCTCATCTTTTGACACCTTGTGGTGTATGGTAGGCCCACCGTTTTCTTTTTCCTTTATAGCTTGAAAAACCTCTCTTAACGGCTTTTCTGCACTTAGTGTATAGATGGCTATCTCAGACAGAACACTCACATTGTGACGAATCCCTACGGTAATTCTCTTACCATCCACGAGTGACTCTGCTACAAAACCACTACGTGTTTGTTGCTTTAACTCATATATACCAGGCTTTCCTGCGATTGCGATTACTTTATCTAAACTCATATATTATTTTATTGGGTGGCAAAGATGCACTTTGCACCACATATTTACAAATTAGTTTTTTGGGTTTAACGTTTTAGCGTTTTTTCGACGCCGCCGGAAAACGCATACGGTAGTCTGCACTGCACTTCCCTTTTGAGATATTTGCTAGCTTTCCTTTTATTAAACGTTTTTTAAGACTCGATAGTTTATCTGTAAAAAGTATACCGTCTATGTGATCATACTCGTGCTGTATCACACGCGCTATAAGGCCCTCATAGGTCTCTGTATACTCTTTAAAATTTTCGTCTTGATACTTGATGGTTACCGTAGGTTTTCTAAAAACATCTTCGTTTATACCAGGTATACTCAAGCATCCTTCAGAAAAAGCCCACTCCTCGCCTTCCTCTTCTAGAATCTCTGCATTTATGAAGGTTTTCTTAAAACTAGATAGTTGCTTTTGCTCCTCTGGTGTAAAGCTCTCATCATCTGCAAAGGGTGTTGTATCTACAAGAA harbors:
- a CDS encoding vWA domain-containing protein; its protein translation is MRAVITSILIFLSLISYAQEVNITGTITAEGNPLPGANILVKGKDSKSVSDFDGNYEIKAAKLDTLVFSFVGFDTQEIIVGDATVINVAMLGSPELEEVIVTASGVKREKRAVGYATSDASIVIRGKVSGVAVTEGSSHPSRYNDPAYGQLTAGEINDLEKWSEYYEIFSSGEAQKVAGRWGFIHKNKIDITLKNKDQTPVANTMVALYKNKKQLMKGRTDINGSLVLYKGAHNLSDRFLVQVYSEGNVVGKSISGGQHVVEITIASSVAATNTVDVLFAVDATGSMGDEIAYLKSELKNIMNRIDAQIAQKRVALTVYRDHGDSYVTRSIDFKEDVNEVKDFLSQQDANGGGDYEEAVEEALKVSLSQSWNKDAKAKLLFLMLDAPPHYTAQNVELIKSQIKKAREMGIKIIPVVASGANKEVEFLMRSFSIATNGTYVFLTDDSGIGNDHMEPTTEDVKVEKLNDLIVRLIEKYAGVESAL
- the mazG gene encoding nucleoside triphosphate pyrophosphohydrolase translates to MKYSREAQLKAIDRLLTIMDELRVGCPWDKKQTMESLRHLTIEETYELGDAILDNDLEEVKKELGDLLLHIVFYAKIGSETQEFDIADVANSISEKLISRHPHIYGDVDVANADEVATNWEKLKLKEGKKSVLEGVPRSLPALVKASRIQDKVAGVGFDWEEPQQVFEKVQEELEELQHEVKENNQEKIEAEFGDVLFSMINYARFLKVDSESALERTNKKFIKRFMYLEGKAKELNKDLSDMTLKEMDIFWEEAKQL
- the def gene encoding peptide deformylase; its protein translation is MILPIVAYGSPVLKKKAKDITPEYPNLSELLENMYETMYGAHGVGLAAPQVGLPIRIFLVDTTPFADDESFTPEEQKQLSSFKKTFINAEILEEEGEEWAFSEGCLSIPGINEDVFRKPTVTIKYQDENFKEYTETYEGLIARVIQHEYDHIDGILFTDKLSSLKKRLIKGKLANISKGKCSADYRMRFPAASKKR
- a CDS encoding class I SAM-dependent methyltransferase; amino-acid sequence: MVSKALQATYRERLFRHLDGIVTAPSAFSLYKKGVTTYILDKKEVTIGDLTSTFDANEGYLNVALRLLASQGWLVQHIDNSTNTVTYSINEHTATAFALFPLYEEVTALQKLSENYHFRKFEVAPFKMLQDIFSKYRNHYGITLSQDPAEKSIQEQVLAHIEGSILGPTLVHLSMNGAFHKYFMQASFRPEEFHADGENFKKLLDILTYFELFTRKEHTYQFTDKGLFFAKRASAYGVTVSYIPTLRKLDDLLFGNALAAKSQGDGSQEGHVDRAMNVWGSGGAHATYFKVVDTIILDIFNKPIDEQPKGILDMGCGNGAFLIHLYNLIERHTLRGKHLDEHPLILVGADYNQTAIDITKQNLIQAEIWAKVMWGDIGDPDRLAADLKKEYDIALGDLLNVRSFLDHNRVWKAPSTSLKEAASTSTGAFAYEGARIANNDAEASLAEHFGKWSPYTGKHGLLLIELHSVPPAIAANYIGKTAVTAYDATHGYSDQFIVEVPVFHKVLDSIGMKRDEKLSKKFPNNDAATVTVNLFRH
- a CDS encoding anthranilate synthase component I family protein, producing MNRTTKTVTITDLNAFKKQLLSWAQQYEDIVWLDSNSYERQNYPEYEAILAVDAFTSLKTDYQGAFDQLEEYQSTTKDWIFGYLSYDLKNDTERLTSKNDDSLDFADLYFFQPKKVFLLKGETLEMHYLGMVDDEIDEDYKEIINGVNYQPYIPADPLSIKLKIHKEAYKEKVREMLAHIHRGDIYEANMCQEFYATGSIAPLEIYERLNAISTPPFATYLRMEDQYLLSATPERYIKKIGEKIVTQPIKGTARRSDNEEEDYAFAKALQQNPKERSENIMIVDLVRNDLSRTARRGSVVVEELGEVYPFKQVHQMISTVTSQLGVGISPVDVIRSTFPMGSMTGAPKLRAMQIIESLEESKRGLYSGSVGYFTPAGDFDFNVVIRSILYNAEKQYISYSVGGAITAGSDPDSEYEECLLKAKAMRAVLEGE
- a CDS encoding DUF5606 domain-containing protein codes for the protein MSLDKVIAIAGKPGIYELKQQTRSGFVAESLVDGKRITVGIRHNVSVLSEIAIYTLSAEKPLREVFQAIKEKENGGPTIHHKVSKDELEEFFFNVVPDYDEDRVYASDIKKVVQWYNILQQKEMLNFEAPVASDEEE
- a CDS encoding VF530 family DNA-binding protein, giving the protein MEEKQQQPNNPLHGVKLVDILEFLVENYGWKEMSLQVDINCFKKDPSIKSSLKFLRRTPWAREKVEQLYLQSI